In one Vampirovibrio chlorellavorus genomic region, the following are encoded:
- a CDS encoding DUF5069 domain-containing protein yields MSTTTVSEQLKTLAKDLRKDYPRSPRETLGGYVIAGRMLDKCRAVLNGTNGEYHFNCPLDRMFFDFAGIDADEFKAFVATGASDAAVGEWIKQHARQKERLDVVKWNNQHRYSTIKELPDNLQLFMEDYIAEVVPPGKVVYHWFDVYDFEEKRL; encoded by the coding sequence ATGAGTACGACGACTGTTTCTGAGCAACTCAAAACATTGGCCAAGGATTTGCGCAAGGACTACCCGCGTAGTCCCCGGGAGACTTTGGGCGGATACGTGATTGCTGGAAGAATGCTGGACAAGTGCCGGGCCGTGCTGAATGGCACCAACGGCGAATACCACTTCAATTGCCCGCTGGATAGAATGTTTTTCGACTTTGCGGGCATTGACGCCGATGAGTTCAAAGCCTTTGTGGCCACCGGCGCTTCCGATGCCGCCGTGGGCGAATGGATAAAGCAGCACGCCAGGCAGAAGGAGCGTTTGGACGTGGTGAAGTGGAACAATCAGCATCGCTACAGCACCATTAAAGAGTTGCCCGATAACCTGCAACTGTTTATGGAAGATTACATTGCCGAAGTGGTGCCCCCGGGCAAAGTGGTATATCACTGGTTTGACGTTTACGATTTTGAAGAAAAGCGGCTTTAA
- a CDS encoding KamA family radical SAM protein, translating to MAQMLTNHLDPPAFNLSLPLLKNFAVEKLQPEWHDWKWQFRNRVTSLEALKQFIPVTTEEEKAFQAAGKNLPFAITPYYLDLINPHDPQDAIRKTVIPRMAEFTTTAAEMVDPCGEDGSMVAPGLVHRYPDRVLFLVNETCSVYCRYCTRSRLVGSGKHEVDFSAAYEYLRKHPEVRDVLISGGDPLVMSDDKLEGIIQNLRAIPSIEIVRLGTKIPVVLPQRITDELVDRLKKYHPFFMSIHFLHPDEITPEVEAACNKLADAGIPTFSQTVLLKGVNDDPAVMKTLMQKLLKLRVRPYYIYQCDPVQGTAHFRTSIAKGLEIMEHLRGHTTGYAIPTYVVDAPGGGGKIPVSPDYIVSREPGKTVLRNYKGDVYEYLEEA from the coding sequence ATGGCCCAAATGCTGACCAATCACCTGGATCCACCGGCGTTCAACCTGAGTCTGCCCCTTTTGAAAAACTTTGCCGTGGAAAAATTACAACCGGAGTGGCACGATTGGAAATGGCAGTTCCGCAACCGCGTGACCAGCCTCGAAGCGCTGAAGCAATTCATTCCGGTAACGACTGAAGAAGAAAAAGCCTTTCAGGCCGCCGGTAAAAATTTGCCCTTTGCCATCACCCCTTACTATCTTGATTTAATCAATCCCCACGATCCGCAAGATGCGATTCGCAAGACCGTGATTCCCCGCATGGCCGAGTTTACAACCACTGCCGCCGAAATGGTGGACCCCTGCGGAGAGGACGGCAGCATGGTGGCCCCGGGTCTGGTGCATCGTTACCCGGATCGGGTGCTTTTTCTGGTCAACGAGACCTGCTCCGTATACTGTCGCTACTGTACCCGCAGTCGGCTGGTGGGCAGTGGTAAGCACGAAGTGGATTTTTCCGCCGCTTACGAATACTTGCGTAAGCACCCCGAAGTGCGGGATGTGCTTATTTCCGGTGGCGATCCGCTGGTGATGAGTGATGACAAGCTGGAAGGCATCATTCAGAATTTGCGGGCCATTCCCAGTATTGAAATTGTGCGGCTTGGCACCAAAATTCCGGTGGTGTTGCCCCAACGAATCACCGATGAACTGGTCGATCGCCTGAAAAAGTACCATCCCTTTTTTATGAGCATCCATTTTTTACACCCCGATGAAATCACCCCGGAAGTGGAAGCGGCCTGCAACAAGCTGGCCGACGCGGGCATTCCCACCTTCAGCCAGACCGTCTTGCTGAAAGGGGTGAACGATGATCCGGCCGTGATGAAAACCCTGATGCAAAAACTGCTGAAGCTGCGGGTACGCCCCTATTATATTTACCAATGCGATCCGGTGCAGGGGACCGCGCACTTCCGTACCAGCATTGCCAAGGGGCTGGAAATTATGGAACACCTGCGGGGGCATACCACCGGGTACGCCATTCCCACCTACGTGGTGGACGCCCCCGGCGGTGGTGGCAAGATCCCCGTGTCGCCGGATTATATTGTGTCCCGAGAGCCCGGCAAAACCGTGCTGCGGAACTACAAAGGCGATGTTTACGAATATCTGGAAGAAGCCTGA
- the ispF gene encoding 2-C-methyl-D-erythritol 2,4-cyclodiphosphate synthase, producing MGTVLPFKIGQGYDLHRLVAGQKLMIGGIQVESPVGCEAHSDGDVVLHALIDALLGACALGDIGDHFPPSDDQYKGMDSSAFVAKTLPLVTATGYRPGNVDVTIFLEKPKLGPYKADIREKLAELLDLAVDCVSVKAKTAEKFPPVGTQEAIAASVTALLYLST from the coding sequence ATGGGCACGGTACTTCCCTTTAAAATTGGGCAGGGCTACGATTTGCATCGGCTGGTGGCCGGTCAAAAACTGATGATTGGGGGGATTCAGGTGGAGTCCCCCGTGGGGTGTGAGGCCCATTCCGACGGGGATGTTGTTTTGCATGCCCTGATTGATGCCTTACTGGGGGCCTGTGCGCTGGGGGATATCGGTGATCACTTCCCCCCGTCTGATGATCAATACAAGGGCATGGACAGCAGCGCCTTTGTGGCTAAAACTCTGCCCTTGGTAACGGCCACTGGCTACAGACCGGGTAACGTGGATGTCACTATTTTTCTGGAGAAGCCCAAGCTGGGACCTTACAAGGCAGACATCCGGGAAAAGCTGGCCGAGTTGCTGGATTTGGCGGTCGATTGCGTGAGCGTGAAGGCCAAAACCGCCGAGAAGTTTCCGCCCGTGGGCACCCAAGAGGCCATTGCCGCCAGTGTTACGGCTCTCTTGTATCTCTCCACATAG
- a CDS encoding beta-galactosidase — MGLQIRYDKYSLIIDGQRTFIRSGAMHYFRLPSQALWQDRLFKLKAAGYNAVDLYFCWNYHSPAQGVYDFTGIRDVQELLKITQELGLFVIARPGPYINAEYSGGGFPGWLLAKRHLPLRNRREGAFEWSEEYMAYVTEWWRQIIPFINAAPNVILMQIENEYATLEVEPDYMRALYDLSRQLGVTVPLFHNDLYVAGLYEDIVDIYAFDNYSVTQFETDWREMPEVFQVLDHVEDNLRPFCQNRPLMAAELQAGWFGTWRGYKYQEITETLGREHIALSTKSLLGQGLTIFNHYKAIGGTNWDYTGSIETYTSYDFGAPISETGLNTERLFESKALNYFLESFDLSATEREVDFPLPLSHRECFYACRSVVGDTQARWLFLRNLTYEPATLTVAEAYPVTVNAFEAQILPHQVPLRCGYRLAFSTVEALHQNESLLILKGDRAATVTLSQNGHSQPLTVEGDSLPNGVEILSQEPEAVTLYCREMRDQEACQVQIGALTLIFLSKDLVDTFWVEPEGHLVFGPEARLPDRQYGLLLGKTRFWSTDPTARALQAHVLEAAPPLPVPALRDWHIFNEAPELTEFETLKPGFVPVSPHGLDFDSNGIYEGSAWYWVPLGRQRPETLTLDARHIWAVYFNGQRIGHGHQLVVIHGMAHAEPVEIPVPESLWRPNQDNELLIFVNGLGHPKGFHDDAQLPQGLLSLSVDGVSQQPFCHIRQETFSRSASSSTENALATLEGFEVSPIVLMQTHFMLPDDQGCETAWGLKLQDVDFERINIYLNNVLIGRYWRDCRRQEVFYLPTGVLKQGADEQNLLALVLINFDPPIDKTRLSLQPHQVALYPYATLQKALHRAD; from the coding sequence TTGGGATTACAGATTCGCTATGACAAGTATTCGCTGATCATTGACGGCCAGCGTACCTTTATACGCAGCGGGGCCATGCATTACTTTCGCCTGCCCAGTCAGGCGCTTTGGCAGGATCGGCTCTTCAAGCTGAAGGCGGCAGGCTATAACGCCGTGGATTTGTATTTCTGCTGGAATTACCACAGCCCGGCCCAAGGGGTGTACGATTTCACCGGCATTCGGGATGTGCAGGAACTACTCAAAATCACGCAGGAATTGGGATTATTCGTCATTGCCCGGCCGGGCCCGTACATTAACGCGGAATACTCTGGCGGGGGCTTCCCCGGCTGGCTGCTGGCCAAGCGGCACTTGCCCCTGAGAAATCGACGGGAAGGGGCCTTTGAGTGGTCGGAGGAATATATGGCCTACGTCACCGAATGGTGGCGGCAGATCATACCGTTTATCAACGCGGCCCCCAACGTCATACTGATGCAAATTGAGAACGAGTACGCCACGCTGGAAGTGGAGCCGGATTACATGCGGGCCTTGTACGATCTCAGCCGCCAACTGGGTGTGACCGTGCCCCTGTTTCATAATGACTTGTACGTGGCGGGCCTGTACGAAGACATTGTGGATATTTATGCCTTCGACAATTACTCCGTAACCCAGTTTGAAACCGACTGGCGGGAGATGCCCGAGGTGTTTCAGGTGCTGGATCACGTGGAAGATAATTTACGCCCCTTTTGCCAGAATCGCCCGCTGATGGCCGCCGAGCTTCAGGCGGGCTGGTTTGGCACCTGGAGAGGCTACAAGTATCAGGAAATCACGGAAACCCTGGGTCGGGAGCATATTGCCCTGTCCACCAAAAGCCTGTTGGGGCAGGGGCTCACCATTTTTAACCATTACAAGGCCATTGGGGGTACCAACTGGGATTATACCGGCAGCATCGAGACTTACACCTCTTACGATTTCGGGGCCCCCATTTCGGAGACGGGCCTGAACACTGAGCGCTTGTTCGAGAGCAAGGCCCTCAACTACTTTCTGGAGAGTTTTGATCTGAGCGCCACCGAGCGGGAGGTGGATTTTCCGCTGCCCCTGTCCCACCGGGAGTGCTTCTACGCCTGTCGCTCCGTGGTGGGAGACACACAGGCCCGCTGGCTGTTTTTACGCAACCTGACCTACGAGCCCGCCACCCTGACCGTGGCAGAAGCATACCCGGTTACGGTCAATGCCTTTGAGGCGCAAATTCTGCCCCATCAGGTTCCCTTGCGCTGCGGATACCGACTGGCTTTCAGTACGGTGGAAGCCCTTCACCAGAACGAATCGCTGCTGATCCTCAAGGGCGATCGGGCGGCCACGGTCACACTCAGCCAGAACGGTCACTCGCAGCCCTTGACCGTGGAGGGCGACTCTTTGCCAAACGGGGTGGAGATCCTGAGTCAGGAGCCAGAAGCCGTGACCCTGTACTGCCGGGAAATGCGGGATCAGGAGGCTTGCCAAGTCCAGATTGGCGCATTGACCCTGATTTTCCTGAGTAAGGATCTGGTGGATACCTTCTGGGTGGAACCGGAGGGTCATCTGGTGTTTGGCCCGGAGGCCCGACTGCCGGATCGCCAATATGGCTTGCTACTGGGGAAAACCCGGTTCTGGAGTACCGATCCAACCGCCCGGGCTCTACAGGCCCATGTGCTTGAGGCGGCTCCTCCGTTGCCCGTACCTGCCTTGCGGGACTGGCACATTTTCAATGAAGCCCCGGAGCTGACTGAATTCGAGACACTCAAGCCGGGCTTTGTGCCCGTCAGTCCTCACGGGCTGGACTTTGACAGCAACGGCATTTATGAAGGCTCCGCCTGGTATTGGGTGCCACTGGGCCGTCAACGACCCGAAACCCTGACCCTCGACGCCCGTCATATTTGGGCCGTTTATTTCAATGGGCAGCGTATCGGGCATGGGCATCAGCTGGTGGTCATTCACGGTATGGCCCATGCCGAACCTGTGGAAATTCCCGTGCCAGAGTCTCTCTGGCGGCCCAATCAGGACAACGAACTTTTGATCTTCGTCAATGGGTTGGGGCATCCCAAGGGGTTTCATGATGACGCCCAATTGCCGCAGGGCTTGCTCAGCCTATCGGTGGATGGGGTATCACAGCAGCCGTTCTGCCATATTCGGCAAGAGACCTTTAGTCGGAGTGCCTCATCATCGACCGAGAACGCTTTGGCCACGCTGGAAGGGTTTGAGGTCAGCCCGATCGTCTTGATGCAAACCCACTTTATGCTACCGGATGATCAGGGCTGTGAGACCGCATGGGGACTCAAATTGCAGGATGTGGACTTTGAGCGCATCAATATTTATCTGAACAATGTGCTAATCGGCCGGTACTGGCGGGATTGTCGTCGGCAAGAAGTGTTTTATTTGCCCACTGGTGTTTTAAAGCAAGGCGCTGATGAGCAGAATTTGCTGGCATTGGTTTTGATCAATTTCGATCCGCCCATCGATAAGACCCGCTTGTCGCTACAGCCCCATCAGGTGGCCTTGTATCCGTATGCCACCTTGCAGAAGGCTTTACACCGAGCCGATTGA
- a CDS encoding winged helix-turn-helix transcriptional regulator, which yields MPQRPLKPILPPSPSGCPMDSLLRLIMGQWTCYILWVLCSQGPQRFGTLKRNIPGLSAKVLTERLRLLEDARILYREHVPSIPPQVTYGLTDRGKELLTAMDELFKIAKRWQDEDAEDPVADYDRYNG from the coding sequence ATGCCCCAGCGACCGTTAAAACCCATCCTGCCCCCCAGTCCGTCGGGTTGCCCCATGGACTCTTTACTCCGCCTGATTATGGGTCAGTGGACCTGCTACATTTTGTGGGTGCTTTGCTCGCAAGGGCCGCAGCGTTTTGGTACGCTTAAGCGCAACATTCCGGGCTTATCCGCCAAGGTCCTTACGGAGCGGCTTCGCCTGCTGGAGGATGCCCGTATCTTGTATCGGGAGCATGTGCCCAGTATCCCGCCCCAGGTGACTTATGGACTGACCGATCGGGGTAAGGAATTGTTAACGGCTATGGATGAACTGTTCAAAATCGCCAAACGCTGGCAGGATGAAGACGCTGAAGATCCTGTTGCTGATTACGACAGGTATAACGGTTAA
- a CDS encoding peptide ABC transporter substrate-binding protein: protein MTPFGHKRYRFGRFLVALLLLVTVAGCGGTAQQSRHPGASIFRMNLGTEPPDLDPAKTDDLTSFTVLLPLMKGLTQLDAHMKPQPAMAQSWEVSPDGLRYTFHLRQNARWSDGKPVTADDFLFAWQRALTPATGAPYVFFLYELKNGKAYYEGKIKDFAQVGVHARDAHTLIVDLERPTPFFLDLAAAPVMLPLRRDVVTRYGERFTEARHFLSNGAYRMADWTHEEKIRLVPNPHFYESAPAKRPQVAGIDMYMINDANTSVVMYENNELDFIETTTSIPSFDVRRLRKSPDCESTVLHRINYFGFNVQKPPFNNPKVRQAFAYALDRSYYPRLMQSGQRPMTSWITPGLVGYNPHMGLSYNPQKARQLLAEAGYPDGKGFPTVHLSFQTLYDIQKEAEIAQYLWKKNLNVDVRLDNMEWKVLLSKLDEDPPQLFRLGWFVDYPDADSFMNVFLSDSGNNHTRWKNSRYDALVQQAVTTLNPQQRQRLYDQAQRLLLELDTAIIPVYATEKTYLVKPRFQGLTINSLNLPDFDQLRLKP, encoded by the coding sequence GTGACTCCTTTCGGCCATAAGCGGTATCGATTCGGGCGATTTCTGGTCGCCCTCCTGCTGCTGGTGACCGTGGCTGGCTGCGGGGGAACTGCCCAGCAGTCCAGACACCCGGGGGCTTCCATTTTTCGTATGAATCTGGGTACCGAACCGCCCGATTTAGACCCGGCCAAGACCGATGATCTGACCTCCTTTACCGTCCTGCTGCCCCTGATGAAGGGCCTCACCCAACTGGATGCCCACATGAAGCCACAGCCCGCCATGGCCCAGTCCTGGGAGGTCAGCCCGGATGGCTTGCGCTACACCTTCCACCTGCGGCAAAACGCCCGCTGGAGTGACGGCAAACCCGTGACCGCCGATGATTTTCTGTTCGCCTGGCAGCGGGCCCTGACCCCGGCCACCGGGGCCCCCTACGTGTTTTTTCTGTATGAGCTGAAAAACGGCAAGGCTTACTACGAGGGTAAAATCAAGGATTTTGCCCAGGTGGGGGTGCATGCCCGGGATGCCCATACCCTGATTGTGGATCTGGAGCGCCCCACCCCGTTTTTTCTGGATTTGGCGGCGGCCCCGGTCATGTTGCCCCTGCGGCGGGACGTGGTCACTCGTTACGGGGAACGCTTTACCGAGGCCCGACACTTTTTAAGCAACGGGGCCTACCGCATGGCCGACTGGACGCACGAGGAAAAGATCCGGTTGGTGCCCAACCCGCATTTTTATGAGTCGGCGCCAGCCAAACGCCCCCAAGTGGCGGGCATTGACATGTACATGATTAACGACGCCAACACCAGCGTGGTGATGTACGAGAACAACGAACTGGATTTTATCGAGACCACCACCAGTATTCCCTCCTTCGATGTGCGCCGTTTGCGCAAGAGTCCCGACTGCGAAAGCACGGTGCTGCACCGCATCAATTACTTTGGCTTCAATGTTCAAAAGCCGCCGTTCAACAACCCCAAAGTTCGGCAGGCCTTTGCCTACGCCTTGGATCGCAGTTATTACCCCCGCCTGATGCAAAGCGGGCAGCGTCCCATGACCTCCTGGATCACGCCGGGGCTGGTGGGCTATAACCCCCACATGGGCTTGAGTTACAACCCGCAAAAAGCCAGACAATTGCTGGCCGAGGCGGGCTATCCCGATGGCAAGGGCTTTCCCACGGTGCATTTAAGTTTTCAGACCCTCTATGACATCCAGAAAGAAGCGGAAATCGCCCAGTATTTGTGGAAAAAAAACCTGAACGTGGATGTGCGGCTGGATAACATGGAGTGGAAAGTGTTGCTGAGCAAGCTGGATGAAGATCCGCCGCAACTCTTCCGGCTGGGCTGGTTTGTGGATTACCCGGACGCCGACAGCTTTATGAACGTGTTTTTGTCTGATAGCGGTAACAACCACACCCGCTGGAAAAACAGCCGTTACGATGCCCTGGTGCAGCAGGCCGTGACCACCTTAAACCCTCAGCAGCGGCAACGATTGTATGATCAGGCCCAGCGCTTGTTACTGGAGCTGGATACGGCCATTATTCCGGTTTACGCCACCGAAAAAACCTATCTGGTCAAGCCACGCTTTCAGGGGCTTACCATTAATTCGCTGAACTTGCCGGATTTTGACCAGTTGCGCCTGAAGCCTTGA
- a CDS encoding Cof-type HAD-IIB family hydrolase produces MIKLVALDLDGTVVNDQLKISESLLRLLKHLITETSVRVVIATGRMFSSALPFARQIGVVEPLVTYQGAMVRDIADGHALRSHTPIALPLAQEVMRTLVTDGYHINLYMDDRLWTHPTNHHAGYYQKAAGVEPIFTEDLLGSMTQDPTKIMVIDDERLDILLAHLSVHFAGRLSFCRSRSNFCEIIDVSASKWNALKTLAEEWGIEPHEIMAIGDQGNDLSMIEHAGVGVAMGNAPDYVKEKANFVTRTIHEDGVAEAIEKFVLGHLPLRA; encoded by the coding sequence ATGATCAAATTGGTAGCGCTGGATCTGGACGGCACCGTCGTCAACGATCAGCTCAAAATCAGCGAATCCCTGTTGAGGCTTTTAAAGCACCTGATCACCGAAACTTCGGTGCGGGTGGTCATTGCCACAGGGCGGATGTTCAGTTCGGCCTTGCCCTTTGCCCGGCAAATCGGGGTAGTGGAGCCGCTGGTAACCTACCAGGGGGCCATGGTGCGAGATATCGCCGATGGCCATGCCTTGCGCTCTCATACGCCCATTGCTTTGCCCTTGGCTCAAGAGGTCATGCGAACACTGGTGACCGATGGCTACCACATTAACCTGTACATGGACGATCGGCTGTGGACGCATCCCACCAACCACCATGCCGGTTACTATCAAAAGGCCGCCGGGGTGGAACCTATTTTCACCGAGGATCTGCTGGGCAGCATGACCCAGGACCCCACCAAGATTATGGTTATTGACGATGAACGGCTGGATATTTTATTGGCCCATCTCAGCGTCCATTTTGCAGGGCGCCTGTCCTTCTGTCGCTCTCGTTCAAACTTTTGCGAAATTATCGATGTGTCCGCCTCCAAATGGAACGCTTTAAAAACGCTGGCCGAAGAATGGGGCATTGAGCCGCATGAAATTATGGCCATCGGCGATCAGGGCAACGATCTGTCTATGATTGAGCATGCCGGCGTTGGGGTGGCCATGGGCAACGCCCCGGATTATGTGAAAGAGAAGGCCAATTTTGTGACCCGCACCATCCACGAGGATGGGGTGGCCGAGGCCATTGAGAAGTTTGTGTTGGGCCACTTGCCCTTGCGGGCCTAA
- the lgt gene encoding prolipoprotein diacylglyceryl transferase: MCPLLFELSGIKIYAYGVLVALAFLVGFAFIAQRAKQAGDRVDDYTEALIWFIIAGIGGARLFYFIWFPAQFFSDPLGSILSKGGLVWYGGVIGAFLAMAIYTRLRKIPLLRFADIVAPAAALGLAIGRIGCLLAGCCYGAPCDLPLAIHYPLQHETHGLAVHPAPLYETVLMVLVTFVLIKLDRKKPFEGFTTWWFFILAGIVRFALEFVRGDQLVWSQELHISASQWVSLGGIALGAFMLAYLSRKKQSSAKQPPALV, encoded by the coding sequence ATGTGCCCGCTGTTATTTGAATTATCTGGTATCAAAATCTATGCCTACGGAGTATTGGTGGCCTTGGCCTTTTTGGTGGGGTTCGCTTTCATCGCCCAAAGGGCCAAACAGGCCGGGGATCGGGTGGATGATTATACGGAAGCCCTCATCTGGTTTATTATCGCTGGTATTGGCGGGGCCAGACTGTTTTATTTCATCTGGTTTCCAGCCCAGTTTTTCAGCGATCCGCTGGGCTCCATCCTCAGTAAGGGGGGATTAGTTTGGTATGGCGGTGTCATTGGGGCTTTTTTAGCCATGGCCATTTACACCCGCCTGAGAAAAATCCCCCTGTTGCGCTTTGCCGATATTGTAGCCCCGGCGGCCGCTTTGGGTTTGGCCATCGGACGGATCGGCTGCCTGCTGGCGGGCTGCTGTTATGGAGCCCCGTGCGACTTGCCCTTGGCCATCCATTACCCCTTGCAACACGAAACCCACGGCTTGGCCGTGCATCCGGCCCCGCTGTACGAAACAGTGCTGATGGTGCTGGTCACCTTCGTTTTGATCAAGCTGGATCGTAAAAAACCGTTTGAGGGTTTTACCACCTGGTGGTTCTTTATTCTGGCGGGCATAGTGCGTTTTGCGCTGGAGTTTGTGCGAGGCGATCAACTGGTGTGGAGTCAGGAATTACACATTAGCGCCTCTCAGTGGGTGAGTCTGGGGGGCATCGCCCTAGGCGCTTTCATGCTGGCCTATCTCTCCCGAAAAAAGCAATCCTCTGCCAAACAGCCCCCCGCCTTGGTTTAA
- a CDS encoding type II secretion system protein: protein MRLLRYLWPVAQNQAAPTGFTLAELLISLLILAEIATFSIPKILSTQQDARKKAIFKECIATLYELNTKARMDLSANVATPALQRQFFRNNLNYVKECATNPGLEGCLEVGAPYSDPGNASAFVLPNGAVLTSINGPPLPSAESVGIDWNGPAGPNTFGDDIISVTVCYGPSACNGGIGPILMGPTGPGAIGPSGNLESVTLWTEIFN, encoded by the coding sequence ATGCGCCTGCTGAGATACCTTTGGCCAGTGGCCCAAAACCAGGCCGCCCCGACAGGTTTTACCCTGGCGGAATTGTTGATCAGTTTGCTCATTCTGGCGGAAATCGCCACCTTTTCCATCCCCAAAATCCTCAGCACCCAGCAGGATGCCCGCAAAAAAGCCATTTTCAAGGAATGCATCGCCACATTGTATGAGCTCAATACAAAGGCCAGGATGGATCTCAGCGCTAACGTGGCCACGCCAGCTTTACAGAGACAGTTTTTTAGAAACAACCTGAATTACGTGAAGGAATGTGCCACCAATCCCGGTTTGGAAGGGTGTCTGGAAGTTGGCGCACCCTATTCGGATCCCGGGAATGCTTCCGCCTTTGTGTTGCCGAATGGAGCGGTGCTTACCAGTATAAACGGCCCTCCACTGCCCAGTGCAGAGTCGGTGGGCATTGACTGGAACGGCCCGGCTGGCCCCAACACCTTTGGGGACGATATTATATCAGTGACGGTGTGCTACGGCCCCAGCGCCTGTAACGGTGGTATTGGCCCGATTCTGATGGGGCCGACTGGCCCAGGTGCCATAGGACCAAGCGGCAATCTCGAAAGCGTGACTCTGTGGACAGAAATTTTTAACTGA
- a CDS encoding YkgJ family cysteine cluster protein, with protein MNQDSNQAVYFQCQLCGECCSSWNIPIEAEKAEALLQKPWVQERLQETGRQLQRQSESMYRIPLTDENVCVFLGADRRCLVEVHEGLALKPHECQRFPFATVKAPNGATIHDTSAACKSVSEKLLLAFRPIQPRPVDQTRGQTPVETQRQAPEQASGPAHTSLAAPSLPEGQSECRLDRTPEEWLADVQTMPARVWQTLFRQTDWESLQRLRAEWKDWFQSEDCTADQALSRVQASLTAQRSNTGRPTSTRMPWGWAGRQQTLLVYFLRKPYQSFSLFQLLSGELYHDPRLFGEPLPLKDMGRVRWSPEGERLLKAFVYNLLTRNRLLASGGSAQALVAMAGVAIGLARWYARSLAVLQHAEATTPSGVATAIRLVERYYTGHQPRFFQFFQSRLRGWLVLRWLYLF; from the coding sequence ATGAATCAGGACTCAAATCAGGCCGTTTATTTTCAGTGTCAGCTGTGCGGGGAGTGTTGCAGTAGCTGGAACATCCCCATTGAGGCGGAAAAAGCGGAAGCCTTGCTGCAAAAGCCCTGGGTACAGGAAAGGCTGCAGGAAACTGGACGCCAATTACAGCGCCAGTCCGAAAGCATGTACCGCATTCCGCTCACCGATGAGAACGTGTGCGTATTTTTAGGCGCGGATCGACGTTGTCTGGTGGAAGTCCATGAAGGACTGGCGCTGAAGCCGCATGAGTGCCAGCGCTTCCCCTTTGCCACGGTCAAGGCCCCCAATGGCGCCACCATTCACGATACCTCGGCGGCTTGCAAGTCGGTTTCGGAAAAATTGCTGCTGGCCTTCCGGCCCATTCAGCCCCGGCCAGTGGATCAGACTCGAGGGCAGACACCGGTTGAGACACAGAGGCAGGCACCGGAGCAGGCTTCAGGGCCGGCACACACAAGCCTTGCGGCTCCCTCTCTGCCAGAAGGCCAGTCGGAATGCAGATTGGACCGTACGCCGGAAGAATGGCTGGCCGATGTGCAAACCATGCCCGCCCGGGTGTGGCAAACCCTGTTTCGGCAAACGGATTGGGAATCGCTACAGAGGCTGCGGGCCGAGTGGAAGGACTGGTTTCAGTCGGAGGACTGCACGGCGGATCAAGCCCTGTCACGGGTGCAGGCCAGCTTAACCGCTCAGCGATCGAATACCGGGCGACCGACTTCCACCCGTATGCCATGGGGTTGGGCGGGTCGGCAACAGACGCTACTAGTGTACTTTTTACGCAAGCCCTATCAAAGTTTCAGCCTGTTTCAACTGCTCAGCGGGGAACTGTACCATGATCCCCGCCTGTTTGGAGAGCCCTTGCCCCTGAAGGATATGGGCCGGGTTCGCTGGTCGCCTGAGGGCGAGCGCCTGCTGAAAGCCTTTGTCTACAACCTCCTCACCCGGAATCGCTTACTGGCCTCGGGAGGCTCGGCGCAAGCGCTGGTGGCCATGGCGGGGGTAGCGATTGGGCTGGCGCGCTGGTACGCCCGGTCTCTGGCCGTGCTGCAACATGCGGAAGCAACCACACCCTCGGGTGTGGCGACGGCCATTCGGCTGGTGGAGCGCTATTACACCGGACATCAACCCCGATTTTTTCAGTTTTTCCAGTCCCGACTGCGAGGATGGCTGGTACTACGCTGGTTGTACCTGTTCTGA